A single genomic interval of Plantibacter sp. Leaf314 harbors:
- a CDS encoding exodeoxyribonuclease VII small subunit has protein sequence MPTPSDVQELSYEQARDELVRVVSELEQGSASLEDSLRLWERGEQLAQRCEEWLIGAKARLDAARAAQLGSAPTDAPR, from the coding sequence ATGCCAACCCCCTCCGATGTCCAGGAGCTCAGCTATGAGCAGGCACGCGACGAACTCGTGCGTGTCGTGTCCGAGCTGGAACAGGGCTCGGCCTCGCTCGAGGACTCCCTCCGGCTCTGGGAACGCGGCGAACAGCTCGCCCAACGCTGCGAGGAATGGTTGATCGGCGCGAAGGCCCGGCTGGACGCCGCCCGCGCGGCACAGCTCGGATCCGCACCGACGGACGCGCCACGGTGA
- a CDS encoding carbonic anhydrase, with protein sequence MTQKRPGAVWREMQRGNARFVAGQPAHPRQDVERRATLAHSQAPEAVIFGCSDSRLAAEIIFDKGLGDLFVVRNAGQIVSDSVLGTLEYAVGVLEVPLILVLAHDECGAVRAAIDSQIEDAVPLPPYIDQLIQQIVPAVSAVAGPAPIDAASVDTSEVGRRHLRRTVMEVVSRSELISDAVAAGTVAIIGANYKLLEGTAVADIVIGDVTVPE encoded by the coding sequence ATGACCCAGAAGCGCCCCGGTGCCGTCTGGCGCGAGATGCAGCGCGGCAACGCGCGGTTCGTCGCCGGACAGCCAGCCCACCCCCGCCAGGACGTCGAGCGTCGAGCGACCCTCGCGCACTCGCAGGCTCCGGAGGCCGTCATCTTCGGGTGCTCGGACTCCCGTCTCGCTGCTGAGATCATCTTCGACAAGGGCCTCGGCGACCTCTTCGTGGTCCGCAACGCCGGCCAGATCGTCTCCGACTCGGTGCTCGGCACCCTCGAGTACGCGGTCGGCGTCCTGGAGGTCCCGCTCATCCTCGTGCTGGCTCACGACGAGTGCGGTGCGGTCCGTGCGGCGATCGACTCGCAGATCGAGGACGCCGTCCCGCTGCCGCCCTACATCGACCAGCTGATCCAGCAGATCGTCCCCGCCGTGAGTGCGGTCGCCGGCCCGGCGCCGATCGACGCCGCCTCGGTCGACACCTCCGAAGTCGGACGACGCCACCTCCGCCGTACCGTCATGGAGGTCGTCTCACGCTCCGAGCTCATCAGCGACGCCGTGGCCGCCGGGACGGTCGCGATCATCGGCGCGAACTACAAGCTCCTCGAGGGCACCGCCGTGGCCGACATCGTGATCGGCGACGTCACCGTCCCCGAATGA
- a CDS encoding 4-hydroxy-3-methylbut-2-enyl diphosphate reductase — MPRLRRVAGRLVDLPVAGEKRVLLAAPRGYCAGVDRAVIAVEKALEHYGAPVYVRKQIVHNVHVVDQLEAQGAVFVEEVDEVPSGAHIVFSAHGVSPAVVDAAAERGLLAIDATCPLVTKVHREAVRFARDDYEILLIGHEGHEEVEGTAGEAPDHVTLVTSPEAVDGLVVADPEKVVWLSQTTLSVDETMETVRRLRERFPKLQDPPSDDICYATQNRQVAIKKVAQDADLVIVVGSANSSNSVRLVEVALEYGAKAAYRVDYAHEIQQAWLEGVGTVGVTSGASVPEVLVDEVLEELAGAGYGTVQEVKTAEEDLMFSLPKELRKDLAGTTDPRALGGRRT, encoded by the coding sequence ATGCCGAGGCTCCGACGCGTCGCCGGACGCCTCGTCGACCTCCCGGTCGCCGGTGAGAAGCGCGTGCTGCTCGCCGCCCCGCGCGGCTACTGCGCGGGTGTCGACCGAGCCGTGATCGCCGTCGAGAAGGCGCTCGAGCACTACGGTGCGCCCGTGTACGTCCGGAAGCAGATCGTCCACAACGTCCACGTCGTCGATCAGCTCGAGGCCCAGGGTGCGGTCTTCGTCGAGGAGGTCGACGAGGTCCCCTCCGGTGCGCACATCGTGTTCAGCGCGCACGGGGTCTCGCCCGCCGTCGTCGACGCCGCAGCCGAGCGCGGCCTGCTCGCGATCGACGCGACCTGCCCGCTCGTCACCAAGGTGCACCGGGAGGCCGTGCGCTTCGCTCGCGACGACTACGAGATCCTGCTCATCGGACACGAGGGGCACGAAGAGGTCGAGGGCACCGCCGGCGAGGCACCCGACCACGTCACCCTCGTGACCAGCCCGGAGGCCGTGGACGGACTCGTCGTCGCCGACCCCGAGAAGGTCGTCTGGTTGTCGCAGACGACGCTGTCGGTGGACGAGACCATGGAGACGGTCCGACGCCTGCGTGAGCGCTTCCCGAAGCTCCAGGATCCGCCGAGCGACGACATCTGCTACGCGACCCAGAACCGCCAGGTGGCGATCAAGAAGGTCGCGCAGGACGCCGACCTCGTGATCGTGGTGGGATCGGCGAACTCCTCGAACTCGGTCCGCCTCGTCGAGGTGGCGCTCGAGTACGGCGCGAAGGCCGCCTACCGCGTCGACTACGCGCACGAGATCCAGCAGGCCTGGCTCGAAGGCGTCGGCACGGTCGGCGTGACGAGCGGTGCCTCCGTGCCGGAGGTCCTCGTGGACGAAGTGCTCGAAGAGCTCGCGGGCGCCGGCTACGGCACCGTGCAGGAAGTCAAGACGGCCGAGGAGGACCTCATGTTCTCCCTGCCGAAGGAGCTCCGCAAAGACCTTGCGGGCACGACCGATCCGCGCGCCCTGGGAGGGCGCAGAACATGA
- the xseA gene encoding exodeoxyribonuclease VII large subunit — protein sequence MSDAPATMEAPWPVALLGTKLRDYIDRLGTVWVEGELTQWGASGGNVYGKLKDLEVDATVGFTIWSSVRAKIPADLKQGDHVVALVKPNYWLKGGTLTMQVMAMKHVGIGDLLERLERLRRQLADEGLFDASRKRALPFLPQCIGLVTGKDSDAEKDVLRNAELRWPSVRFRVVHAAVQGDRTPGEVVSALQTLDADPEVDVIIVARGGGDFQNLLGFSDERVVRAAAACSTPLVSAIGHEADRPLLDDVADLRASTPTDAAKRVVPDVAEEFARVQQARTRLSSRVTSMIGHEIDRLATLRTRPALADPSWIVDSRADELTRTVARGAELVDRAVERAQREVTELRAHLRALSPQRTLDRGYAIVQRADPQGDVPGGAVIRADGDAPAGTELLITLASGAIGAASTGPATAAVVTDDE from the coding sequence ATGAGCGATGCACCGGCCACGATGGAAGCCCCCTGGCCGGTCGCGCTCCTCGGAACGAAGCTCCGCGACTACATCGACCGCCTCGGCACGGTCTGGGTCGAGGGCGAGCTGACCCAGTGGGGCGCCTCGGGCGGCAACGTCTACGGCAAGCTGAAGGACCTCGAGGTCGACGCGACCGTCGGCTTCACCATCTGGTCGTCCGTTCGGGCGAAGATCCCTGCCGACCTCAAGCAGGGCGACCACGTGGTCGCGCTCGTCAAGCCGAACTACTGGCTCAAGGGCGGCACCCTCACCATGCAGGTGATGGCGATGAAGCACGTCGGGATCGGCGACCTCCTCGAGCGCCTCGAGCGGCTGCGGCGTCAGCTCGCCGACGAAGGGCTCTTCGACGCGTCCCGGAAGCGCGCCCTCCCCTTCCTGCCGCAGTGCATCGGCCTCGTGACCGGCAAGGACTCCGACGCCGAGAAGGACGTCCTGCGGAACGCGGAGCTGCGCTGGCCGTCGGTCCGGTTCCGTGTCGTCCACGCCGCGGTCCAGGGCGACCGCACGCCGGGCGAGGTGGTGAGCGCCCTGCAGACCCTCGACGCCGATCCAGAGGTCGACGTGATCATCGTCGCTCGCGGCGGCGGCGACTTCCAGAACCTCCTCGGCTTCAGCGACGAGCGGGTGGTCCGGGCGGCCGCCGCGTGCAGCACCCCGCTCGTGAGTGCGATCGGCCACGAGGCCGACCGCCCCCTGCTCGACGACGTGGCCGACCTCCGGGCCTCCACGCCCACGGACGCCGCCAAACGGGTCGTCCCCGACGTCGCGGAGGAGTTCGCCCGAGTGCAGCAGGCACGCACCAGGCTCTCGTCCCGCGTGACGTCGATGATCGGTCACGAGATCGACCGACTCGCCACCCTCCGGACGCGTCCAGCCCTCGCCGACCCGTCGTGGATCGTCGACTCCCGAGCCGACGAGCTCACCCGCACCGTCGCGCGCGGCGCGGAGCTGGTCGACCGCGCCGTCGAGCGCGCCCAGCGGGAGGTCACGGAGCTCCGCGCCCACCTCCGCGCCCTGTCGCCGCAGCGGACGCTCGATCGCGGGTACGCCATCGTCCAGCGGGCCGACCCGCAGGGGGACGTGCCCGGCGGCGCGGTCATCCGTGCCGACGGCGACGCCCCGGCGGGCACCGAACTCCTCATCACCCTCGCCTCCGGCGCGATCGGCGCCGCCAGCACCGGCCCGGCCACGGCTGCCGTCGTGACCGACGACGAATAG
- a CDS encoding aspartate ammonia-lyase, whose product MVDTSATEYRIEHDTMGEVRVPANALYGAQTQRAVENFPISGSGLESAQIASLARIKKSAALANAKLGVLDQGVADAIAAAADEVITGAHDAQFPVDTYQTGSGTSSNMNMNEVLATLASARLGSPVHPNDHVNASQSSNDVFPTSVHIAVTSALIDDLIPALDHLAVSLERKAELWKTAVKPGRTHLMDATPVTLGQEFGGYARQMRLGIERVRTALPRVAEVPLGGTATGTGINTPKGFPQLVIELLAQETELPITEAQDHFEAQGARDGLVDASGALRVIAVSLTKICNDLRWMGSGPNTGLGELHIPDLQPGSSIMPGKVNPVIPEAVLMVGARVIGNDATIAWAGASGSFELNVAIPVMGTALLESIRLLSNATRVLADKTVDGLEANLDRAAALAGSSPSIVTPLNKIIGYESAAKIAKHSVAKGLTVREAVVDLGFVERGEITEEQLDTALDVLSMTHPG is encoded by the coding sequence GTGGTAGACACCTCAGCAACCGAGTACCGCATCGAACACGACACCATGGGTGAGGTGCGGGTCCCCGCGAACGCGCTCTACGGTGCGCAGACGCAGCGGGCCGTCGAGAACTTCCCGATCTCGGGCAGCGGACTCGAGTCGGCGCAGATCGCCTCGCTGGCACGGATCAAGAAGTCCGCGGCACTCGCCAACGCGAAGCTCGGCGTCCTCGACCAGGGTGTCGCCGACGCGATCGCCGCTGCGGCCGACGAGGTCATCACCGGCGCGCACGACGCGCAGTTCCCGGTCGACACCTACCAGACCGGCAGCGGCACCTCCTCGAACATGAACATGAACGAGGTCCTGGCGACGCTCGCGAGTGCGCGTCTCGGAAGCCCCGTGCACCCCAACGACCACGTCAACGCCTCGCAGTCCTCCAACGACGTGTTCCCGACCTCGGTGCACATCGCGGTGACGAGCGCGCTCATCGACGACCTGATCCCCGCGCTCGACCACCTCGCCGTGTCGCTCGAGCGCAAGGCCGAGCTCTGGAAGACCGCCGTGAAGCCCGGCCGGACGCACCTCATGGACGCCACCCCGGTGACGCTCGGCCAGGAGTTCGGCGGATACGCCCGCCAGATGCGCCTCGGGATCGAGCGCGTCCGCACGGCGCTCCCCCGCGTCGCCGAGGTTCCGCTCGGCGGCACCGCGACGGGCACCGGCATCAACACGCCGAAGGGCTTCCCGCAGCTCGTGATCGAGCTGCTGGCGCAGGAGACCGAGCTGCCCATCACCGAGGCCCAGGACCACTTCGAGGCCCAGGGCGCTCGCGACGGACTCGTCGACGCCTCCGGTGCCCTCCGCGTCATCGCCGTGAGCCTCACGAAGATCTGCAACGACCTCCGCTGGATGGGTTCCGGGCCGAACACCGGCCTCGGCGAACTCCACATCCCCGACCTCCAGCCGGGCTCCTCGATCATGCCCGGCAAGGTCAACCCCGTGATCCCCGAAGCCGTCCTCATGGTCGGCGCCCGGGTGATCGGGAACGACGCGACCATCGCCTGGGCCGGTGCCTCCGGTTCCTTCGAACTCAACGTCGCGATCCCCGTCATGGGGACGGCGCTCCTCGAGAGCATTCGACTCCTGTCGAACGCCACGCGGGTCCTCGCCGACAAGACCGTCGACGGCCTCGAGGCGAACCTTGACCGCGCGGCAGCCCTCGCCGGCTCCTCGCCGTCGATCGTGACCCCGCTCAACAAGATCATCGGGTACGAGTCGGCAGCGAAGATCGCGAAGCACTCGGTCGCGAAGGGCCTGACCGTCCGCGAGGCCGTCGTCGACCTCGGCTTCGTCGAGCGCGGCGAGATCACCGAGGAGCAGTTGGACACCGCCCTCGACGTCCTCTCGATGACGCACCCGGGCTGA
- a CDS encoding DUF4245 domain-containing protein, with protein sequence MKDTKPPRVVAELGRPETPQETADRKAENSRLYRSRKTVNNLVLSLLATVGLVVVIVLAVPRGEAPERPTVDYAQLAGQAQPDLPVPLLTPELGDEWGSNYAEVRTGSSPVAGTPDIRSWNVGLISPDDEFVGLVQGVDANDTWLVAELDDARPTGTVTIDGVDWVEYANGSGAEDGNVGYALSTVAGRSTIAVFGTAKPEYVLDVARSVRAGVTANLDAPSGAPAETDSE encoded by the coding sequence GTGAAGGACACCAAGCCCCCTCGCGTCGTGGCCGAGCTCGGCCGCCCGGAGACGCCGCAGGAGACCGCCGACCGCAAGGCCGAGAACTCCCGGCTCTACCGATCCCGCAAGACCGTCAACAACCTCGTCCTCTCGCTCCTGGCCACGGTCGGGCTCGTCGTCGTGATCGTGCTCGCCGTCCCCCGCGGTGAAGCACCGGAGCGTCCGACCGTCGACTACGCGCAGCTCGCCGGCCAGGCACAGCCCGACCTCCCGGTCCCGCTGCTCACGCCGGAACTCGGCGACGAGTGGGGCAGCAACTACGCGGAGGTGCGCACCGGCAGCTCGCCCGTCGCCGGCACCCCCGACATCCGCTCCTGGAACGTCGGCCTGATCTCCCCCGACGACGAGTTCGTCGGCCTCGTGCAGGGCGTCGACGCGAACGACACCTGGCTGGTGGCCGAACTGGACGACGCCCGCCCGACCGGCACCGTCACGATCGACGGCGTCGACTGGGTCGAATACGCGAACGGCAGCGGTGCCGAGGACGGCAACGTCGGCTACGCCCTCTCGACCGTCGCCGGGCGCAGCACCATCGCCGTGTTCGGCACCGCGAAGCCCGAGTACGTCCTCGACGTCGCACGCTCCGTGCGCGCCGGGGTCACCGCCAACCTCGACGCCCCATCGGGCGCCCCTGCAGAAACGGACTCAGAATGA